The genomic interval atcaatgaaaaaaatattatgaaatactAGGTGATTCTACTCCAAACGCGCATCTGAATCTGTTAGACCAATGTGTAACTTTTGAATGCAAATGCTGCTATGAGTCAAGCTGTAAAGCAGGTATTGGCCTTGTTAGCCCAAGAACCTAGATCTCCGGCTGCATTACAGATGGGTGTACCAAAAATAGGACTGTTCTTTTTGGAAAGGCTCGGCCAGATCCACCAACCCACAGGCACCTATGCGCTGTATGTCCTCTATTCGGGTAAGAGAACAAAAGTTTTTTTGGGGGGTTCCTAATCCTAGGTCGCTGAGGTGGTCTGCCCCAGTTCCTACGAGTCGTGCAGAGAGTCGCTGGAGATCGACGAGGAGGAAGCGGAGCGCAGATCTCCGTGAGCGAGGGGCGTGGATCAGCAAACAGGCGCAGAAATCAAAAGAGCAGGGTAAGGGTAGGGTACGTACCTGACGAAGGTGATGTGGACGCCGAGGCTGCGGTGGACGGCGGAGCAGTCGAGGCAGAGGAAGATGCCGTAGGTGACGGAGGCCCAGGTGGGGTTCTTGGCGCTGCAGTCGAAGCACATCTGCCAAGCCATACATGAGATCTGAGGCCTCCGAGTagaacaagaaagaagaagcagaagcaggaggaggacgaaCCTTGTTCTCGGGCTTGGCCTTGAGGCGGCGGAAGAGGGCGTTCTTGTCGGTGAAGGCGTCGAACGCCATGACTGCAGCAGAGATCTGGGCGGCGGGcgatgggaggaggaggaggttgcAGAAAAATCGCAGTTTGGTAAGGAAAGGAGTCGCCTTTGAGTAGACGGACGCCGGGCTATATACGACCGCGACCAAGCCCAACAAACCAATTACGATTAGGCGGaggagccgagccgagccgagccgacgaccaaacaaacagaaacagccctcctccttttcctttgCCTCCTCCTCTGCGATTGCAAATGCAGCaagtttgcaaatttgcagCGCTCCGCTGCGCCGACAGGCGATTGGATCTGACGGAAGCTTCCTTCCTTGCATCTTTCTTTTGCCTTTAGGAAGAGGGTGAATACTCCTGGTTAGCCGTGGCGAGCGAGAGCGACtcgtttctttctttcttcttcccgTTTTCTCTTTACTTTATTTGACCACACGCAGTGAAAAAATGGGGCAGTAAAACAGCGCAGATGCACTGTCCAGCGCTCCAGCCACACGTTATTTTTAGCTGCCTTTTTGCCTCGCTTGTTGCTGGCGCGACCGAATCATCATCCTGTCATAGAGACTCTCTCGGTCGGTGCGTGCGACGACGCGCTACCAAACTTTCAATTATTCATTCATCCATGTTAGGTATAGTTAGTGTTACTCCTCGAGAGTATATTCCACGCCGACTGTGAATGCTACCATGGAATAGCAGACTTAGGGTGCGTGTagattctaaaaatttttcaaacgaATGTTACATTAGACGTTTGACTAGATGTCagaagaggtttttggacataaatgaaaaaaacaaattacatatttcGTCAAGAAactgcaagacgaatcttttaagcctaattaatccgtcattagcacatgttatttattgtagcacttatggctaatcatgtccgaattaggctcaaaagatttctcatgatttctcccataactgtgcaattagttttttttcttcatctatgtttaatgctttatttatatgttgtgtttttggaaaaaatttgggaaacTAAACATGGTCATATGCTTCCATCGTTTAGGAGTTACTAcggcttataagtcaaatttttaattttagaacttaattttgtgtttttcatcatgtttttttataattttcgcTTTCAAGTCGCTATGGacagtatataaaaattttacctataaattatttttcgtttgtaaaaacgtgttttctccattttcttCTAATAAGCGTACAAGCCACTGCATATCATCATGTTTCCGCCAGATTGCGCCACACGATTGCACATTTGTGTGCCAGTGCAATACATTAAAAAGAGAAACTCACCACGCACGTTTCATCTTCAACACATGACCTGCTACAACCTTGTACTGCTGAACTGCTTGATTTGAGGCGCTTTGTGTTGCATGGTGCCTCTCAGACATCTCCAGGTACCTGCTTCTGCAATGTTGTCCTCATAAAATCCGAGATCCGTGAGGATGCAGCAAGACCCCTCTCTATGCAGCTGAAATAATCTTCCTCTGGATATAAAGCAACATGGGAGATCTTCAGGGTCACAATATATGCACCCCAATAATGTCTACTGCCTCGGTTTCATaacataagatatttgattttttggttattcgtcttattcaaaaatttagtataaataaaaaaaatgataagtcgtgcttaaagttcttttgataataaagtaagtcaaaagtaaaataaatgatattttcgtaattttttaaataagacaaatggtcaaacattacaaacaaaaaggttaaacatcttatattacgaaacggagggagtagaataAAACACGTGGAGCTGAGGcacaagatatatataaccaTACCGGACATCACTCCATGCGTGATGGAAGTTATCAATCCTCGCTCAGAATCCTCCTCTTTCTGGTTTGCTTCTTTTGAACCAGCAGACTTGCGTGAATTGGGGAACACCAAATGAGCAAATGATTTCAATTGCTGCAGGTGAGGGCAGACAGTAACATTAATTCAGCTCAACGACTTAAGCGTGAAAAACAATTGATGTTCTCagcataaacttattttgatcTTGAAGGGCTAAGAGTATAAACAATTGACACAGCCTTTCAGAATATGATACTTGCCAACTACACCCAAGTGGATGTAAGAACTTTGGAAACAAATATGTTATCTTACCAACTTCATCAGAGGGATAACAAATGTACACTAGGAAGACTTGAGTCAGAGAAACCCACTAAAGTTTCGCCTAGAAGGCTATAACTCAAAACAAACTTTATGCCACTTAAGTACTTCAAAAGTAAACAAGCTATTCTTGGCGCTCAGAAGTTTAAAGGGCACACTATCAGGCAGCAGTTCAAAAATGTTTTCTAGGGTACAAATGAGATAAAAAATTGTCCATTCCTTTCCAAGGGCAGAGGAATTAATATAAATGAGCAAATTCTACCTGTTCTTCTGATTTACTTGTGTCCAAAATCACTTCACCATCCTCCAACACTCCACAACCAATTGCAACTGCATCACAGAAGCTTGTGAGATACGTTTCACCAATGAGAATGCAGAGATTACTAACTTACCCGCAAGATGTTTCAAAGGGATCCCAGCAAATACAAGGGCTGCGCAGGAAGCATTAATTGCGCATGGAAGAAGCTAGGCTTAGTCAAGGGTTTTTATTGATTGAAATCTTGAAGACCAAACTATCAGGAcatgtaaatatttacaaaGCACACACtacatttttaatatctaatgaaataggcCATGCATATAAAGCATGTTGTAGAAAGCATGTTGTAGAAAGTATGTTGATTGGAAGAACACTCAACAAAAGCCTGGAACTTCCATCAATAAAGTGCTGGACCATTTCCTCTTCACCAGGGTAACTCATATCAGCCAAAGACAAAACAAACATTCCACGAGGCAAGGATTTAGACCTAAAACAAAGAAGCACCTTTCCTAACTGGGACAACTGGCTGAAATTAGcaattagaaaattaattgAAATGCTAATTTACTGCAGTTACTAGCTAAAATTCTGAAGTCCTTCCCATGAACGAAGCATACCAAGTACAatgatcataatccttgaagCAGCCAGAAACATTACCACTACATTAAGGAAAAAGGATACAGAACCATCATCGCCTACAACCTGCAAACAGAGGAATGGCTAGTAATAAGACAAAGCGATACACACAGTGGCATGATGCACTAAATTAAAGGCTCAAACAAAATAAGTAAGTTTGACACTAAGTCAATATGAAAATAGCAAGCTTCAATCAGCAAGCAAACTAAACACAGTAACACTGCAGGCAACAGCATCCTAAAAAGCAGGGTCAACAGAGTGCACAAAGTGTAAATTTGTTATGTCAGTCAACTTGCGGGGCACAAGAGCAATGATTCTAAACAGATTCTAAACAATGCATAAGGAGAGGAGAACAATTGCAAGCCATAGCAGCATGGAATGGACAGAGAGCAAtcaatcatatattcatatataccTGAAGAATTACAGAGGTGGTGGTGTTTGGATGGACAGTGAGCAAGCAGATGCTCTGCAGAGTCCTCTTGAGTGTCATCTCATACTCCTTCTCTTGCTTCCctgtaggaaaaaaaacatgtcattttcagCGGATTCAATTGGGCGAGCAACGATCGCGGGGGTGGAGATCTGGGTGGCTACCAATCTGGCCAGTCATGGGCTTCCATACCACCTCGATGGAGGCCTTCTCGGGATTCTCCCCCTTCCTGGTTCCCGGCTTTGGGCCgtagacggcggcgagcacgaTGGTGTCGCCCTGTGCCCAGCGCGCGGAGCCATGGGCGCGGTCGAGAGGGTTGCGCGTGCAGGAGAATGGACGGAGCTGGTTTGCGTTCCGCCCGTCGGCGCGGGTCTCCTCCATTCTCCTCTGGCgatcgcggcggtggcggcgcggcggtcgtCGAGCTCCACAAAACCCTAATAAACCCTTCTCCCCTTCCCGTCTTCCCAACGGAACGCCACCGTGGCAGCTCATGACAACGATACAGACCACTCCTGGCCGTCCGATCTGGATCCGACGGTCAAGATCGCCCCAGCCTGTCCCctttcactatttttttctatttctatttcTGGGACGAGTAGGCGTAACAAAAATTTCCCCACCCCAACCCCaactccgccgcgccgccgctgcaaccgcctcggcgtcgccggcgcgaaTGGCGAAGAAGCACAAGGAGCCCGCGTCCGACGGCGCCGCAGCCATTCGCTCCCTCTTCTCCGCCGACAACCCCTTCCGCCGCAAGCCCTCCGACGACGAGCCCGCTCCTCCGGTGCCCACCGTTACCGCTGCCGTGTCGGCGGCGCTTGGTGACCCCGAATCCCAAGCCGAGGCTGGGCCGTCCGCGAAGGAGCGCAAGGATGGGGCCCGCCGCAAGCGGAAGCGGGACGAGGTCGAGGCCGGCTACGAGCGGCGGAGGCTCGGGGCACCTGGGGAGGAacccgcgcctcctcctcccgtcgTTGGGGAGAAGAGGAAGGTGCCTGAAGAtttagcggcggcggcgggggcgagggcggaggaggaagaggaggcttTCGACGACGAGAGCAAGCTGCTCAGGACGGTCTTCGTGGGAAACCTGCCGCTCAGGACCAAGCGGAAGTCAATCACCAAAGAGTTCGCGGCGTTCGGCGAGATTGAGTCCGTCAGGATACGCTCCGTGCCGCTTTCCGACGTGAGTACCATTGCTATTGGCTTgcttcgtcttcgtcttcttcaCGCCTATCTGTGCTGATTTTCTCAATGTGCTTTTGCTGCTGCAGACCAAGATTCCGAGGAAAGGAGCCGTCATAAAGGGGAAAATCAACGATTCCGTCGACAAGTGAGTGCATTCCTCTGCCTATCTATTAATAACTGCTATTGTTTATGGTTATTGTGTATCTAGACATGTACAAATGCATTTTCCCCTTATCCTTTGTGCTTGCAATTTCAAATAGAGTACATCTGAACAGATAACAGCTGAGATGGCAATAAGGGCATTAGCGTTAACATGCCCATTAAAAAGACACTGACCACACTTCTGTCTTTCTATAGCTTGACAATTCGCTTGTATGCTGCCAACAGCTTGTAAGCATAAGCGGAGATTTGAATTTCCAAACTTAATTTTGCTGTTTttctcatcgtagtttattttacagcattttcttttagatcgcaAATAACACGTCTACAAAAGTTCTACCTCcgcattattttttaattgttaataagccattttgcttataataagtataagGCAGATTTAATTGTTTGCTATTTGTATTTGATGTACATGATCAAATGCCCTGTTTTTCACTCCCTTCTTTACCACATTTCACCTTTGAGAGATTCTTTTAACAACTGGATTAATATAAGCAACTCGTGTCCTATTTGGATAATTGGATTGCTAGTTGGATGTAGTAATAGTTGATTACTGTATCTCAATTCTGTTTAAGTGTGGAACAGCTTTTATTccgtgataaaaaaataacttgggCATAGCTTAGAGTCTCAGATTCTTGCAACGTTGTTGCTGAATAGGGCATGCTTTATTGCTTTCATTAAATTATTGCAGAGTTCTTACCGATGCGCCTATGTAATTCTTTCGGTGCGCATGGAATACTTTCCTTCATCAACCAACATCACCACACACCATATCGGTTTCTACCTTATCTTCCGTTTGAAGTATAATGGTGAACACCCTAATGTATAATGGTGTGGTGATGCCAGAAAGGAGTGAACACTTCATACTATTCCtttcttttcacttttcagAAGAGGATACTGTggataattcatatttttcatgttcttGTTGCCATCGATCTGATATTTCATATACATCCTGGACATTATGCAGCCCATTCAATGCAGCAATTCAGTAACTATACGAATATTAAATGTAATTGTTTGTGCTGAGCAGTTGCATATTGTCAAACGTACTGTGTGCCTAATGTTTCTCAGGCTCATTTGTTATGTACCTTTCACCCTTTGCAGTGTACATGCCTATATTGTGTTCAAAGATGAGCAGGGTGCGCGTGCTGCTTTATCTCATAATATGGGCCTGGTGAGTTGGCTTTCTTAGAACTAAAAACATGATTAGTTTTTATAGCTGGTATATAACTCAGAAACTTCTATGTTGTGCCTGATATAGTTTACCTTTCTTAATTTTGATTCCTTCTAGTTTGATGGCAATCATATCCGTGTTGATATGGCATGTCCACCTCGCAAAAAACTTAAAGGAGAAGGGGCTCTTTATGACAGAAAGAGGACAGTTTTTGTTGGTAATCTTCCGTTTGATATAAAGGTGTGTATTATGTGCTCAATATTGTATGGTCTATGCAGTTcttttgaagaaaattacaGCACCATGTGTTTCAGTAACCGAggtcaacttttttttttttgctggcaCATCAGGATGAAGAGGTGTACCAAAAGTTCTGTGGCTCCAGTGGTTCAGAAGCTGATGTTGAAGCTATACGTGTTATTCGAGATCCAGAATCAAGCCTAGGAAAGGGTATCGCGTATGTCTTGTTCAAGACAAGGGTATACACTCTTTTTACCGTCCTATTTCTTCTGGTGTAGTGTGACCCATTTAATAAGTCAAAAACTCAGAAGATGCTAAGAAGTGAGTTTTACCATATACTACATGATTTTGGAAATCATTTGTTGAAGTTGGTAGCACTAGTCATGCCATAATATTAAATGCTAATTGGAAAATGGTAGTGGAAAGACTTCCATGCTGAATTATATATTCAGAACCAAGATAGCCAATCGATGACTTAATTATACACTTTTTATGTTGACCATTTTTAATACCTGTCATGCAGGAGGCTGCTAACACTGTTGTAAGAAAACGGGATCTCAAGATTAGAGATCGCCTTTTGAGGCTTGGCCATGCAAAATCTACTGATTCGACACCAAAGAAGACCATGGATGCTGGCAAAACAAAAGGTATGTCAAAACACAAGATAGCTTTGACACCAAGCAGCAAATCCCATGAAGGCGGTGACAAGACCAAACGGAAGGCGTCAGCTTTGTCATACCAAGGCCTTAGAGCAAGCAAATCTGGTGTCGTGAAGAAGGCGAAAGTGAGCCAGCGTCCAAGTAACCAAGGGAAGCAACAAGGCAGGACTAGTGAGACAGGACACGATAGTAGTTCTCGCATAGCCAAGCGCCCTGCTGTTGCAGCAAGAAAGGCAAAGCAACTAGCCAAGAAACGCAAGTTGGATGCTCAAACTCCTGAAAATACACATCGGAGCAAAAAGGCAAAGAAGTAACCATCCCTGATTCCAGATTATCATCCTGTCCTTGTAGTGGGACTGGGAGGTTGAAACTCagatttttggataaaatgaGCTCCCTGTATTGCTACCCCATATGCAATGTCTGATTTTGCTTTGAAGAACAAATACAAGAGCGAATGCAAGGCTGATACGAGTTTGGGGTAGAACTTACATTAAAGTTTGCACTCCTGTATACTAACGTTAATGATGTTTTCTGTTGTAACATCATGCACTGATATCATTCAATTTTGCTTTTGATCAAAATGTTTGCACTCATTGTATTCGTCAGCTGGCATCATGGCTCCAGAGTATGAGCTTTCTATAGTAATCACCAAATTATTTGATGTGAGGCATGCGCCATTCTGTGTGCTGCGATTTGCAAGTTTGGAAAAGCAATGGTTGAGCTGCATGCAGAAAGCGATGACGGCAATTGATAAATATGCAGTTTTGTTCCATCGTCCATCTCATTCGGTTCCGGTTGGTAAATCGAATTTGCAGACAAAACAGATGCACATTCGTGGACTGGATATCTAGATGGGCAATGTCAAGACACATAATTTCATAGCACTTCGAACTGGAAATTAGCAGCAACTGGTACTTAAGTTCATACTAGTACTTGATACTACGTTGATACAGCCGCAGGCAGAAGAACACCTCCTGGCTTGTCGATGATACGATAGTTGATACTGGTACTAACTACACTAGTAATAGTAAGATTGATCGATGATACTTGGTACTCCTACTAACGATGAGTGTGATTTGTGAATCACATTGTTGCGGCTTTGGCTAATTCAGCGGTGGTGAGGACGTGCAGCTTCCAGAAcacctcctcggcggcgtggGTGCTGTTGGcgtccacggcgacggcgccgaagAGCGCGCGGAGGGCGCCGCAGACGACgggtgccgccgtcgccttggTCCCGGAGGCGACGCGCACGATCGAGGGGATGCCGATgcgggccgcggcggcggcgcaggcggcctCCCCGGACGCatcgcgggcgcggcgggagacggcggaggcggaggcgtcgtggtcggcggcgagggcgcggagcgcggcggcggactggGAGGCGGAGAGGCcgaggacggcgagggcccGGCCGTTCTCGCGGGAGTAGGAGGCGTGCGTcatggcgcggcggaggaggtccGGGGCGCGGAAGTTGTAGGCGATCTGGCTCTGGAGCGTGGCGAGCGCGGCGTCGAACGGGGATGAGGACGGCAAGGCGTGTGGGTGGGAGGGAAGTGCGAGTGCGACGAGGAtgaggaggcagaggaggtGAGCCTGAGCCGGCGGGATCGCCATGGGCGTCTACTACTAGTGCAGTGACTGATCACAACGAATTGGTAaagtgaagaagaagaagacaacgAAGAAGAGAATGGACGAAGgcccttctctttcttttcctcaaggattttggattttttatactattatttatcttttttataatatctATTTagggtaaaataaataaattaactacCGTCGAGCTTAAtgattgttttatatatattataaaacagccTAAATGTAATGTTTTAGTATCTACGTTCTATTTTGCTGATATTGGGACTTACATTGACGTACTCTCTCGGTCTTTTGGCCATGAGATCATATAAAGTGCAGGGATGTCCTCAATCTCAGTGGGCTTGTCAGTTGTCACTTCCTCGATGCGCTTCTGGATGGTCGTGCCATCGAGATTTACATAAGTAAAGAAAAGTCGGTGTATTAATACATGTAAATCGGTAACATGACTatcaaaagaaataacaacTGAAATTTCTATGTACCCCAGCACGACATCTAGGATTTATCGCTAAACACCGAATACAAGTACGTCAGGTGAGGACAACGCTACATAGAATGATTATGGCGACACACAAAGTCTTCAATGAAGTCATATGCTGCTAGACTCCGAACTCTAAGTGCTAAGATTTAGTTAATAAGTATTTGGAGGGAAGGGGATATAAGTACGGGGCAATTCTACTGGTCTGTTCTAACAGGAGGTCGAGTAGAGATGGAAAGGTCACCAAGCTCACTCTTGTATTCGTGGTAAAACCATTTTTTGCCAACCTCAATTAAATGAGTGAGAAGATATATGGATTTATGAATATTTGAGAGCATCGTGAAATTGGAAACTTATAGAAAAGAAGTGATGCAAGATAGACCAATGCGAGTGCGCGAAAATGGTAGAAAAGGCTATAGAGTTAGATTTCAAATGAAGAAGCTTCAATATGAGCTTTCTTATCATTCTAGTAGAATCGACAAATTATTTAATGCTAGATATATAAGATATGCATCATTTTATGGAGACAATGCCAATCCCCTATTTTAGCGAGTGCTgaatactcccttcgtccttGAAAAACTAACTTTTCGATTTTTGTGtcgagcgtttgaccatccgtcttatttgaaaaaaattcaacaattttttaaaaaatagtcacacatgaaatactattcatgttttatcatctaataaaaataaaattattaatcgtaaactttttttaaataagaagaagagtcaaacattgtatcttAAAACTGAAaggttgatttattttgggacagaggtagtatgttTTACAATATGCAAATTCGGAATAGAAGATGTAGTTTCGATGGCTATTTTTGAGCTGCTAAAGAGTTGTTGAAGAGTTAGGAGTTGATAAGTCTTGTCTCATAATCCATCTCATTTGCTTCTAGCTATTAACCCGAATATACAGATAGATGCACATTTGTGTATTGAAAAATTGAATGGACAATACCCACATGTGTAACCTAATAGAAAAGTTAACATCAACTAATGCTTGTTCATATTCTACTTGGTAACTAATAAGTAGAATGTCCTGGTTTAATACACAAGTATGATTTTGGATTCTCTCACTTGGATGTGTGAACTCAAACTATTGTGATAATGTGCAACTTCTAGAAGACCTCCTCGTCAGCATGTGTGTTGTTGGCGTCGAGAAAGATGACACTAAGGGCAGAACCAGGCCTAGGATAGCTAGAGCTCAAGCCCTAGGCCTGGGATCCAAACCCCacataaaatttcatatagattttagaaaagaaatgaaTTGTAAAGAGTTTGGATAAAATAATAGATTTGAGTACTAGGCGTGGTTCCTAGCTGGTCCCGTCCCTAGACGACATCAATGAGAACCTAGAGGATGTCGTAGACAACGGGTGTCTCTATTTCCTTGGTCCATGCGGTGACGGCATGATTAAGGGGATGCCGCCGTGAGCTACCGTGGTGGCGCATGTGGCTCCTTAGTCGTATCATAGGCATGGTATGAAATAACGAATGTGTCATGGTTGGCGGTGAGGGCACAGAGCATGGCGAAGGGCTACGAGGCAGGGAGTTCAAGGATCGTGAGGTTGCAACCATTCTTGCGGGAGTAGGAGGTGGGCGTCATGGGGCAACATAGGAGGTATAGGGAGCCAAAGTCATAGGTAATCTGTTTCTGGAGCGTGACATTGGACACAAAGATGATAAGGATATGACGTTTTACGGTTGTAATTGATCAACAAGTGTATGTGTTGAATCATAGATTCTAGTAAACAAGCTATAACGATGATTACTCTGTATATATTATACCTCAAGGATTTATTTagtgtattaaaaaaataacgaCGTATATTATACTTCAAGGAAGACGAAGAAGTTGGCGATGGGGTTAGGGTCTCTTGTGTCGTGACTCAACTCGATGACCagtaacaaattaataatgtaaaatgtataAACTCACAAGGATGTGGTGCTTTTGGCAGATGAAGCTCACTGACATATCTCATCATCTACTTTACAAGACGACGTATCATCATCTTCTCGGGactgtatgtatgtatgtatgttggTTCATCTACTACTACCTCTATACTCTCCAATAAGTGCTGCATCATATCCATACAAGTACAGTACAGTGCAATGTATCGATCGCATCAGACGTTTCACCCCACGTGCTGCATACTACGGACTACTCCTATACTATCTAGATGTTGGAAGTTTCGccccaaaaatcaactttttctTCGGTGCAAAATAGGGTTATTTAtacctcatcttttcatttttacttttacttataagtcaaaatataagcaattaacctcaaatttagggttgattttagagtttttttttaccatattttatttttttatatacaacttttagattactaaaaatatgtatatataagttttatttataaattattttttattttcaaatacactctttggttttttctatgaataacccaaacaatcacctccttGAGTGATTATTCTTGCAtataacaaaagaacacatcgAAGGTTGCTAGAGTCTGTTTCCTGGCACTTCATcgttcgcttatgcttatatctaaaattaaaatt from Oryza brachyantha chromosome 3, ObraRS2, whole genome shotgun sequence carries:
- the LOC102720312 gene encoding exosome complex exonuclease RRP46 homolog, with product MEETRADGRNANQLRPFSCTRNPLDRAHGSARWAQGDTIVLAAVYGPKPGTRKGENPEKASIEVVWKPMTGQIGKQEKEYEMTLKRTLQSICLLTVHPNTTTSVILQVVGDDGSLLPCAINASCAALVFAGIPLKHLAVAIGCGVLEDGEVILDTSKSEEQQLKSFAHLVFPNSRKSAGSKEANQKEEDSERGLITSITHGVMSEEDYFSCIERGLAASSRISDFMRTTLQKQVPGDV
- the LOC102720588 gene encoding RNA-binding protein 34; the protein is MAKKHKEPASDGAAAIRSLFSADNPFRRKPSDDEPAPPVPTVTAAVSAALGDPESQAEAGPSAKERKDGARRKRKRDEVEAGYERRRLGAPGEEPAPPPPVVGEKRKVPEDLAAAAGARAEEEEEAFDDESKLLRTVFVGNLPLRTKRKSITKEFAAFGEIESVRIRSVPLSDTKIPRKGAVIKGKINDSVDNVHAYIVFKDEQGARAALSHNMGLFDGNHIRVDMACPPRKKLKGEGALYDRKRTVFVGNLPFDIKDEEVYQKFCGSSGSEADVEAIRVIRDPESSLGKGIAYVLFKTREAANTVVRKRDLKIRDRLLRLGHAKSTDSTPKKTMDAGKTKGMSKHKIALTPSSKSHEGGDKTKRKASALSYQGLRASKSGVVKKAKVSQRPSNQGKQQGRTSETGHDSSSRIAKRPAVAARKAKQLAKKRKLDAQTPENTHRSKKAKK
- the LOC121053946 gene encoding protein NUCLEAR FUSION DEFECTIVE 2 → MAIPPAQAHLLCLLILVALALPSHPHALPSSSPFDAALATLQSQIAYNFRAPDLLRRAMTHASYSRENGRALAVLGLSASQSAAALRALAADHDASASAVSRRARDASGEAACAAAAARIGIPSIVRVASGTKATAAPVVCGALRALFGAVAVDANSTHAAEEVFWKLHVLTTAELAKAATM